In Rissa tridactyla isolate bRisTri1 chromosome 2, bRisTri1.patW.cur.20221130, whole genome shotgun sequence, a single window of DNA contains:
- the LOC128906367 gene encoding uncharacterized protein LOC128906367, with protein MPHLLQPFLQPKTFYPQGPPWRVPLEGPPSTARLPLTHAGLQVAPCGCCFHPHVSHIPWTTTSLSPPATTTLGHGAPSLLGAAPSTLQGRTVAPAPPVLPPCFPGTRIWRGTMRHPAADLPLSEEMPVDRSLVTQLGPSCVPMPGYPGGTGGAISCNIGSLSLPAELLSPDHSIPETSNALLSLQQFNTIGMGPQEPWWDVGTGLASPQPGRLGKRGEK; from the exons ATGCCCCACCTGCTGCAGCCTTTTCTCCAGCCcaaaaccttctacccccaag GGCCACCTTGGCGGGTGCCTCTGGAGGGTCCCCCCAGCACAGCGCGACTCCCACTCACCCATGCAGGTCTGCAGGTGGCTCCATGTGGCTGCTGCTTCCATCCCCATGTCTCCCATATCCCGTGGACAACCACCAGCTTGTCTCCACCGGCCACCACCACGCTTGGCCACGGCGCTCCATCTCTGCTGGGTgctgccccatccaccctgcAGGGGAGAACGgtggccccagccccgccggtgCTGCCACCATGCTTCCCAGGTACGAGGATATGGCGAGGCA CCATGCGGCACCCAGCAGCTGACCTTCCACTGTCCGAGGAGATGCCAGTGGATCGCTCCTTGGTCACCCAGCTTGGGCCCAGCTGCGTCCCCATGCCCGGGTACCCTGGTGGCACCGGCGGAGCCATCTCCTGCAACATCGGCTCGCTCTCCCTGCCGgcagagctgctgagccctgATCACAGCATCCCCGAGACCTCCAACGCACTCCTGAGCCTCCAGCAGTTCAACACCATCGGGATGGGGCCCCAGGAGCCGTGGTGGGATGTGGGGACCGGCTTAGCATCGCCCCAGCCTGGCAGACTCGGAAAGCGGGGGGAAAAGTGA